Genomic segment of Sarcophilus harrisii chromosome 4, mSarHar1.11, whole genome shotgun sequence:
TTGATCTTGTTAGCAATTCCCACAAGTCAGGACCACTCCGGGGAATGGAGTGGAGAGGGTCCCTTAATACTTTCTAGGTTGCTTTCCCAAAGGAGCAGAAGGGAACTCTGGACAAGATAGGAGTCAAGGAagggttagcaaaaagttgctatttacctggtttgtttttcctttcctttcttttcctttcaaaatggGTTAAGTTTCTGGATTTATCCCCAGTGTTTCAGGTATTGTTCTTGCCATCTTATAATTGTCAAACTATttaatcattgctttcaaaaCTTTGAGAATCTGATAAGacgttattttaattttaattagctaactttatttctgtaattGGCCAGACCTGTAGTCCACAGAAAAACTGTTAGGctttttaagataattttccagcattctaactatagagatttttttttttttcatgatggttgcattttaaatctttcctggGAACAAAATCTAGTTCACGGAACAAATGTGACACAGACTTTCTACACAAAGATACAGACATAaacaaaatgacatgaaagagaaCTGGTCCATCTTTACCAAAAGCTAAAATTTTGCCAAAACCTATCCTATAGCACTTCATCTTCTCTGATGTCCCAGAAAAGGTGAGAGGGTGGCAAAGTTAACTTTCCCAAAAATTGCAAGATTTCCCAATTTGATACCAGTCGAGGAAAATTTGCTGAGAGTAGAGCTCATGACAAGCCAGACAAACCTTCTTCCAATGGCTTGGAGTGTATCAGCTATAggattaagggagaaaaaaattggggggcTTACCTTGACAAGGAAAGAATCAAGCCAGGGGAAGTCACACTTTCCCCATATTGGGCCACCGAATGTTTAGGTTGGGAAAGGGGACTACAAAAGTTTGGGGTAACAAACCAGTATCACAAGGTATttgaaaagaatttgcaggcttgaacccatatccaagtcaaggggcaaagtttattataattgtgacGCCAATTGtagcaggctaaattccaaaaaaattaGCAAGGGACCTAAGAGCATAGGATAGATTTATAAGGCAAAATTGgtcagagcttcatgttacttatttgctaattttataggTAGGTTTGAGGAGTAgtcttattcactattgtctcaggaatttgatTATTGCTGACCAATAAATTATCCATCTGAcagtcagtaatgtttgtagcactattctaaggccagaagattTTGAAATCATtgatagattgttagaacaagAGCCCTTAAGTAAAAGTGTTTAAGGATTACTaatatatctttcctaaaatccaagggaagaaatattattacattCCTAAGCCAGAGGACTTCCTCTTAGGTCAGAGGGCTTTAGGATTAGTAATCCTCTACAATTATTGACAGACAGGATTATTAGACTAGGAGCATTCCTAGGTCAGATTACATTACTAGAAAGACTGTGTCTGAAGAAAGGATAATAATGCCATATTGGTCTGAATACAGGTTGTATTTTCCCTCATATTTGGTAAATCGAAGATCTAAATGCAgcctaaaattgtatttttttcctagctaatacttcttttttcttatttttctctctccctaatatttttttcctaaataaatctgATTTTAGGGGTATAGCTTATATTCAGGTATGGTGAATATTGACAATATTATCCTGATATtaacaataattatttatattaatatggCACTTTATAACAGGGGTTCTTACCATAAGgaccaagaatttttttttcaattttgatacCTCTATTAGATTATTACTTGTTTCTTTTGTGatctatgtatttaattttatccatTTGAGAGTATTATTTCAAGAAAGAATTTTTTGGGCTTCAAAAAATCTCCTTCAGACACCAAAAAGGcccatgaaacaaaaaaaattaagaacaccTGACTTACAGATATAAACCCAAAATCCATTATCTTCTTTAATCCTAACATTAATGTTACCATGTAAGTAATTACAGTGAttttcacttccattttacatatgagaaatttGAAGCTCATcaaggttaaataaattgtccatGCTCACTCAGCTCATAAGTGTCCAAATCTTTCAACTCCAAGACCAAGACCAAGGTTCCAGTAAACATCTAGCTATCTCCTCAAGAACAAGTTCTCAAATCAtctcactttccttttccctgTTCAAGAACTGTTTATGCTACTTGGTCCCATACCTAATTTCCCAACCTAATTTGCTGCACCTCAGAACCTATTTGAAAGCCAAAACAAGTTTAATCCCTTGAAAACACCAGGGATTAGTTCCCTTATCAAAACTCCTTCACACCCCTTCCATACAGCTGACAGCTGTCAACAGTCTGAAGCTGTTGATATAACCAATCTTCCTGGAGACATCTGGccctcttgatgggggctggggtTGGGAGAGGTCAAGTTTGTCATTACCCCTGTGTGAACCagttttctcccctttcctattGCCCCATGTATTGAAAAGGAGATACTATTTTTGCAGTAGATAATCTTTGCTGAGTTAAATTTGGGCTTAACTTCTCTAGTCATGGTTGTCCAGACTGACAAAGGGGATGGGGAGCACTAGATCATGGAACCCAAAGCAGAGAGCAGCTAAGGTCACCTCTAAAGTCTCTGCAAATCTCTGTACTACTACTTCCCAGTTGTTGACTAGCATGGTGTGTTGGCTTGGGTTAAAGAACAAGACAAAGCAAGCCGGAATCCTGAAGTTCCAGACAGAAAGTGGTCACTTTTGTGTATGTACTGTCTGTGTGCTGTGGGATAAATTAAGGTTATATGTGACTGTGTTGAAATTTATATGTGATTATGTGCATAAATGTATGCACATCAGTGtttgtgtataaatgtatacttGAGTTGTGTTTGACCTGTTTTTGACTGTGTTCTCAGGAGACCCTAGTTCCTATCCCCAGCCaatcagagagaaaaaagtaagacTAAGGACTAACCCTGAGGGCAGTAAGGGGTTATTGAGAACATTATGGCCTCAGCTACTTCCCTAACCACCTTGGAAGATGAAGTCAATTGCCCCATCTGCCAAGACATTCTGAGAGAACCTGTTACCATTGACTGTGGCCACAACTTCTGTCGGGGATGCCTTACACGCTACTGTGAAATCCCTGGTCCTGGTCCTGGTGAGCAACCCACCTGCCCACTCTGCAAGGATCCCTTCTGTCCTGGAGGACTCCGGCCTAACTGGCAACTGGCTAGTGTTGTGGAAAACATCGAGAAGCTAAAGTTGGCACCTCCTTCAGGCCTGGAAGAGGACCTCTGTGAGGAACATGAGGAAAAAATTTACTTCTTCTGTGAAGATGATGAAAAGCAGTTGTGTGTGAAGTGCCGGGAAGCCCTGGAGCACAGGACCCACACTGTGCGTTTCCTGAAAGATGCAGCCGATCCTTACAGGGtaagaaagatgggaaaggggTGTTACCATGTCCAAGAGTCCCAGGACCAGATTTCTGGGCTTTAAGTAAATAACCCTGGAACTAGAGATAGATGATGTCTAGTGCCTGTGGATAGTCATCTCTGTTATCTCTTTGTGGATTATTTATAATGATTTAGGACCACTTTTCCtaccttctcctccttccctcatctCCCTGTCCATTTGGATGCTATGCTCCCAGAAGAAGAATTGGTCATAGAGCACAGTGTAATATGTCAGTACAAATTTACATAAGTGACTGTTTATAAGATGTATTTGAACAAGGTGCTAATGTATGCCAGTATCTGAGTGTATAACTGATTCCAAAAGTGTCAATGTATGAGTTTGAggttgaataaatatatttttgtgctATGAATATACTTAAGATTTCTATAACCCTCAATggttacaaaacatttttgtgttcattattattatatggaGGCAATATAATATGAAGTGTCCCAAATATTTTAGTGAAGACTCTTGGGACTCCCTGTACATTGGAAAGAGCATGGGCTCTAgattcagaagacctggattcatatcCTGGCTTTGTTAATTTATTGTGTGGCTTGGCAAGTATCTTAACCTCTTAGTctagattcttcatctgtaaaatgagagaattggacttggcaatctctaaggtccctttccaaTTGTCAGCCTGATTCtacaattttgtttgtttttttctgactgctaaagattattatccttattttagggatgaagaaattgaaagtcagACAGATTTGTTGAATTCcacaagttcacacagctagcattGCTGAGCTAGGATTCAAAGCTAGATCTTTTGAGTCTGATTTTAAGACTTTTCCCATTACATTATGCCCATAGAATCAtggattccttcattttacagatgaagaaattgaggcccaagtgacttgcccaaaattacataGACTGTAAGTTAAAAGATTTGGTAGTTGAACCCAATTACCCCATCTCTAAGTCCATTGTTCTTTCCCCTCTACCACtccaaatgatttttgtttttagtatgtgtatgtgtgtgtagttttACTTCTCTATTAATGAGGGTGAGAGGGATGTCTTTCGTTGAGGTCTAAAGAATACTTATTGGGAATGTTGAAAGAATTTCTGCTCAGGAAAGGATTGGACTAAAtaagacctatgatttcattggtataaggaactctcactactttttaaattattctgcAATATTACTTATCTAAGTAGTCCAAATAATCCACATTCTGGCTTCAATCAATTTTCCAGGCTTATTTCACATTATCCCCTAATAAAATGTGTAttctttgaagacagggactggttttttttcttttgtctttatttttgtagCCTCAATATACCCAACagagccttgcacatagtagtaATTGTGTTGACCATTCTTTACTGAGGATCAAACTAGAGGAAATAGGCCTAAACTTCATTGTGATGAATTGAGGTCAGCCTTTAGGACAAACTCCCCAGTAGGGTAGGATGCAGGATGCAAGGTAGAGGTTGGAGGATGGGACCCAAAAAGGAAGAGTCATCTGAGGAGGAAGAACCAAGGGAAGATTGTGACAAGGGTCTGAGGAAAACTGGGCAAGTGACTAAGGGTCTGAGGGAGTCAGATTTGAGAAAAGGAACCCAGGCTTTGAAAGTTCTCTACAAAACTTTGGAAATTTCCATACAGTATTTTGAATCTTATAGAATGTGAATCTTGGCCGcaactgtttaatttttgtcttcgTTTCTACAGATGCTTAATGCTTTTTGAGTTAAATGGGAATATCTGATTAAGAATGTAGTTGGAATTTTCTTGTTTGGGACTATTTAAATTTGATTAATTAGTCAATAAGATTTTGTTAAATACCTGCTAGGTGCAATAAGCTATATGAAGTACCAAGCTAGAGTGcttgacttgaagtcaggaagacccaagttcaaatccagtctcatacacttattagctgtatgactttgggcaagtcagttagcACTACTTTAATccactgaaaaaggaaattgcaaaccattgaagtatctttgtcaagaaaatcccatggacagtattgATGTACTAtgatgagagagaaacagaaagggggagggaagagaaggagagaggaaaagagccaggaagggaagaaagaaaatagaaaatcattttgagGGAGGCACTAGGAACATCAGGAAAGACCTCATGTAAAAATGGTGTTTAAGTggaactttgaaggaaactaaggattccatgaaattgaggcaaaaaaaaaaaaaaaagagagagaacattctaGACATGGAGAAGAGACAATGCTAAGGATGGATGGGGCCTATataagaggaaaagcaaaaagaccAGTTTGACTAAGTTGCACTTAGATGCTGAGAGAAGTGATGTGCCATAAAACTGGAAAGTTAGTTTAGGGCTATAATATACATTCCTCTGATAGCTAAAACCCTTGAGAGGCTATACTCTCAAGGGTTTTAGCTATCAGAGGAATGTATATTTGATGCCCAGGATGCCACTAGAATCTATTAAATATGGGAGTAACTTGGTGAGAGTTAGAGCTTAGGAATGTCACTTGGGCACATAGAAGCTAAACAGGAGACGACAGAGGCTGAAGGTAGCACTATTTAGGAATCTATTACAGTAGTCTAGGTGGGAAGTGATAAGAACATGAAGTAGGAAGGtaactgtatgtatatgtggaGAGAAGGGCACAAACATGAAAAATGTGgtggagatagaaatgacaagatttggcaactgattgtatGTGTGAGGGGAGTGTTAATGAGAATTAGGCATGCCATTAAAATTGTGAACTTGggtgactggaaagatggtgaTGCCCTTGACAAAAACAGGGAAGTTTAGAAGACAAGTGAGCTTGGGGGAAAGATTATGAGTTATGTTTTGGATGGATTGAGTTTGAGGCACTTATGGGACATCCTGTTTGTAATGTCTTATAGGAAGTTAGTGAAGTGGGACCACTTCTAGTGAAGAGAGGATCCAGAACACTTTCTTGGGGAACACCCACATTTTTGGGTCATGTTATATTTATCAAAGGAACTTGAGAGGAAATGGTAAAATAGAGCATAGcattaactagcatttacatagcattttaaggtttgcaaagcacttgacataggttatttcatttattcctcaaacaaccttgggaagttggtgctattattatctatattttatagatgagggaactgaggcagaaaaagattaaatgacttgtgctcagagtcacatagctagtaagtgtctgaagcaggatttgcattgaggttctcctgactccaagattcATAATGTAGCCAcggaaccacctagctgcccttcagaagagaatcaaaagagaataatttaacTGGCAGGGCCTGACTAAAGGGAAGTGGCTGAAAAAGATAACTTCTCTCACTCTCAAAGGattcttctgatttttcattctaaggactccttccctcttctcaggAACAAATCCATAGTTGTCTAGAATCTttgaagaatgagagagaaaacattcaAGGAATCCAGTCCAGGGGGGATCAAAGAATCCGGATCTTATTGGTAAGTAATTAATGCATCATCCTCTCTTTCCCTGTAGTGAAATCCTATTAGCGATTCCTTCACAATTTGCATAGGGCCTAGGAGATCATTTTATGTCTTCTTGCTACCTCTAGACCATACTGCATTAAGCAAGGGAGAAAGGAGATGGGTTCTCTGGGACTTTTACTTGTGTCTCCTGAGGAAAGTATCAATTTGAATATCAGTATTAAGGAACATGAGATGGTAGAGATGGAGGATATgggaatgaaggaggaaaaggaagagcaagaaaaggaagaggaggaggaggaagaggaagataaggaggagaaggaaacGGGTCATTTCTTGAGGATCTTTCTGTTCCCTCTCCCTGCTCCTCCAGACTCAAGTGGCCACCAAGAGAAAAAGGGTCATCTCAGAATTTGAGCATATGTGCCAGTTCCTGGAGAGGCAGCAGTACTTAATTTTGACCCAGCTGGAAGAATTGGATGGAGACATTTTGAAGCAGAAGAATGAGTTTGAATCCCTTGTCCAGAGTGAGATCTCTCGTTTTAATGCTTTGATATCAGAACTGGAGGAAAAACTCAAGCACCCAGAAAGAAAACTGCTGAAAGTGAGCAATGTGAAAACACTTTTTCCCATCTATGCTATTTAGATAGGCATTGGGGCACACTGCAAAGAACATTGTATTTAGccttttaaaacaataacaagtcacttaattttgagccttagtttcttctgtAAGATGTATACAATATTATTTGTTGAGGTAAAGGGAAACAAATAACCAAGGAAGCCCTTTTCTAGGAATCTTTAAAGAATcactgaaaaagcatttattaaatacctacttcacagtcaataaacatttattaagtgcctatttaaTAATGCTAAGTATTAAGGCATTGTGCTTAGTGCTTTGTAAAGAACTATAAGAATGAGTTATCATTACCTCTTATTTCTTGTCCCTCCTGTactttatttctcccttccctcatttTTAGGGCAGAGCTAGGACCATTAAGTTCAGGAAAGCAAATtatcttgcaaagatactggagtggtttgccatttcattttccagaccattttacagatgaagaaactgaggcaaacaggattaagtgacttgcccaggatcacacaggtaggaagtatctgaagctagatttgagaTCAAGAAGAGGAGCTTCCTGATATGAGGTTCATCACTctctccactataccacctagatgcctggtaacagaggaaaatgacaaaatgctCTACCTTGTGCAATAGCCAGTCACTTTATAGATATTCAGGATTTCAGAGCTCAAAAAGACCTCACTACCTCTTTCTGCAGTGAAGATATTTTGGACTTGCAAGTAGGCAGCAGGAGCATGGGTATTACCATATTTTCCCAAAGGCTAGGAAGACCTAGCAAAAATAATAGGTGGTAattatgggaaaaggaaatgaaatagatAGTTGTTTGAAAGCCAACtactaaattttcagtgtgagcattttaCTCTTCAAAAATTGACAAATGTTACAAATGAGGTCTTAAGTTTGGACAAtcaggtgatgcagtgaatatgATGCTGGCCCTGGAgtaaggaggatctgaattcaaattcagccttagacaattggtagctgtgtgaccctggtcaggtcacttaatcctgtttgattcagttccttgtctgtaaaatgaacaagagaaggaaatgataaaccactccagtatctttgtcaagaaaattccaaatggggtcaaggagAATCAGatacagaacaacaataataaaagggcttaatttattattttgtacattATTATCACTGaataaagtgatagagaaatgtttataatgcaaattaaacttaagagtatatatatatatatatatatatatatttttttttttttttctggagaattaGTTGTTAAAAatgtatacccagagagagaTTAGGGATAAGATTTCTCTTCCCTGTCTTCCTATCCCAGCCCTGTTCCTGATCCCTggcatgatgaaaaaagaacaaaagaaagatcaGAAAGAATCACAAATAAGTcaactttgaaagttacatatttaattttttataataaaaacaaaagcaagctcAATATAATGGAGATTTACATTTGATATATGATGCTGtccttttcttccaaattgaATGTGGaagtattatttttgttgttttaagttaagaataaaaataaaataaaatgaggaaaaaaagcctCATAATGTAATAAGTTCAGTTGGATAACTACTAAACTCTAGTCAGAAATATTATAGGTGAGATTCATGCTTCAGATAATAAGCCCTAAATTAGATGTGACTTTTGGAATCTCTTCTAATGATGGGATCCTATGATAGTGTCCAGGGCAATTGCCCCATGACTGTGGGGCTCAAGTTTTCTAGTAACcttaaggaaaatgacaaacatgAGAACT
This window contains:
- the TRIM10 gene encoding tripartite motif-containing protein 10 isoform X2, with the protein product MASATSLTTLEDEVNCPICQDILREPVTIDCGHNFCRGCLTRYCEIPGPGPGEQPTCPLCKDPFCPGGLRPNWQLASVVENIEKLKLAPPSGLEEDLCEEHEEKIYFFCEDDEKQLCVKCREALEHRTHTVRFLKDAADPYREQIHSCLESLKNERENIQGIQSRGDQRIRILLTQVATKRKRVISEFEHMCQFLERQQYLILTQLEELDGDILKQKNEFESLVQSEISRFNALISELEEKLKHPERKLLKDIRSTLFRCETRKCKKPEAVSPDLGERIRDFPQQALQLQREMKMFLEKLLFELDYEPAHIFLDPQTSHPKLLLSEDHQRAQFSYKWQTSPDSPQRFDRAICVLAQVGFVGGRHTWVVTVDLAYGGSCTMGVVSQNVRRKGELRLRPEEGIWALRLAWGFVSALGSFPTRLSLEENPKQIRVSLDYEVGWVTFSNATTQEPIYTFTASFTGKIFPFFGLWGRGSSFSLSP
- the TRIM10 gene encoding tripartite motif-containing protein 10 isoform X1; the encoded protein is MASATSLTTLEDEVNCPICQDILREPVTIDCGHNFCRGCLTRYCEIPGPGPGEQPTCPLCKDPFCPGGLRPNWQLASVVENIEKLKLAPPSGLEEDLCEEHEEKIYFFCEDDEKQLCVKCREALEHRTHTVRFLKDAADPYREQIHSCLESLKNERENIQGIQSRGDQRIRILLTQVATKRKRVISEFEHMCQFLERQQYLILTQLEELDGDILKQKNEFESLVQSEISRFNALISELEEKLKHPERKLLKDIRSTLFRCETRKCKKPEAVSPDLGERIRDFPQQALQLQREMKMFLDNTWICFLPPLLIYWVIFEKLLFELDYEPAHIFLDPQTSHPKLLLSEDHQRAQFSYKWQTSPDSPQRFDRAICVLAQVGFVGGRHTWVVTVDLAYGGSCTMGVVSQNVRRKGELRLRPEEGIWALRLAWGFVSALGSFPTRLSLEENPKQIRVSLDYEVGWVTFSNATTQEPIYTFTASFTGKIFPFFGLWGRGSSFSLSP